One Bacteroidota bacterium genomic window carries:
- a CDS encoding class I SAM-dependent methyltransferase codes for MPSPILFKGAGPANYEKYSGEPVLEPYALDLRDRLKNEHLRNVLELACGTGRVTRHLAPMIPPGGTLCATDISEDMMNVAKSIVTGPDVNWQVADAQQLPFADARFDHVICQYGVMFFEDKLKAFREVSRVLEGGGTFVFNVWDSYESNPRSFLILRVLENCFGEVPVKLKLPHSFHDRVEIERLLRAAGFGSFAIETVRKEARYKAVEDIVNAFVTGSLSSDFLQEKPEGEQRDFKEKLRLELISAFGEKDIAIPMQALVCQTVK; via the coding sequence ATGCCGTCACCGATTTTATTCAAGGGAGCCGGCCCCGCCAATTACGAGAAATATTCGGGCGAACCCGTTCTCGAGCCGTACGCGCTCGACCTGAGAGACCGGCTCAAGAACGAGCATTTGCGAAACGTCCTGGAGCTGGCGTGCGGCACCGGCAGGGTCACGCGCCATCTGGCGCCGATGATCCCGCCCGGCGGGACGCTCTGCGCGACCGATATCAGCGAAGACATGATGAACGTCGCGAAATCGATCGTCACCGGCCCCGACGTCAACTGGCAAGTCGCAGACGCCCAGCAGTTGCCGTTCGCCGATGCCCGGTTTGACCACGTGATCTGTCAGTACGGCGTGATGTTTTTCGAGGATAAGCTGAAAGCGTTCAGGGAGGTCTCCAGGGTGTTGGAGGGAGGCGGGACATTCGTGTTCAACGTCTGGGATTCCTATGAATCCAATCCGAGGTCGTTCCTGATCCTGCGTGTCCTGGAGAATTGTTTCGGAGAAGTTCCGGTAAAGCTGAAACTGCCTCATTCCTTTCACGACAGGGTCGAAATCGAACGGTTGCTCCGGGCGGCAGGGTTCGGGAGCTTTGCGATTGAAACGGTCCGGAAAGAAGCGCGATACAAGGCCGTGGAGGATATCGTCAACGCGTTCGTGACGGGTTCGCTCTCCTCCGACTTTTTGCAGGAGAAACCCGAGGGGGAGCAGCGGGACTTCAAGGAGAAACTGCGGCTGGAACTCATTTCGGCGTTCGGTGAAAAAGACATCGCCATACCGATGCAGGCGCTGGTTTGCCAAACGGTAAAATGA
- a CDS encoding T9SS type A sorting domain-containing protein — translation MFTTAGVTTGNSPVAAGPISEAPPREYLLDQNYPNPFNPTTVFRYQLPVESYVTLKLFNTLGQEVATVINDELTGEGVQEVEFDGSNLASGVYYYKISAREEATGHIEFTAARKMILVK, via the coding sequence TTGTTCACCACCGCCGGGGTGACGACCGGTAATAGCCCGGTCGCCGCCGGACCGATCAGCGAGGCTCCCCCGCGGGAGTATCTCCTCGATCAAAACTATCCGAACCCGTTCAATCCGACTACCGTGTTCCGGTATCAGCTTCCGGTTGAAAGCTATGTCACGCTAAAGCTCTTTAACACGCTTGGCCAGGAAGTGGCGACGGTGATCAACGACGAATTAACGGGCGAGGGGGTACAGGAGGTGGAGTTCGACGGCTCGAACCTTGCCTCAGGTGTCTACTACTATAAGATCAGCGCGCGCGAGGAGGCGACCGGCCACATTGAGTTCACTGCCGCGAGGAAAATGATACTTGTGAAATAG